In a single window of the Prevotella melaninogenica genome:
- a CDS encoding SPOR domain-containing protein, with product MKRLLTIIVVMLTAVVAVNAQGSVTVSQSAEIDALVNGKKADKKNKKDRQKVESQTEPARPTIKTPDTKQLVVPKLNEHKPEIARPENNTLQPVRTKIVKRLVRKPHIPTWDEIEDTRIVTKRVKKGVQKVRGFRVQVYSGGNTRIAHQQADKAGQKAKQLFPEQPVYVHFYPPRWMCLVGNFTNYDAAKKIMRTLRKEGYPHANVIRMMVTVKTTQPVNY from the coding sequence ATGAAAAGACTCCTTACAATCATAGTTGTTATGCTGACTGCTGTTGTGGCTGTTAATGCCCAAGGGTCGGTGACGGTATCTCAGAGTGCCGAGATTGACGCATTGGTGAATGGCAAAAAGGCAGACAAGAAAAACAAAAAAGACCGACAGAAAGTAGAGAGTCAAACCGAACCTGCACGTCCAACTATCAAGACACCAGACACAAAACAACTGGTTGTCCCAAAGCTAAACGAGCACAAGCCAGAGATAGCACGACCTGAAAACAACACTTTACAACCTGTCAGAACAAAAATAGTAAAGCGTTTAGTCAGAAAGCCGCACATTCCTACATGGGATGAGATTGAAGATACGCGGATTGTGACCAAACGTGTCAAGAAAGGTGTACAGAAAGTTAGAGGCTTCCGTGTACAGGTGTATAGCGGTGGTAACACTCGCATTGCACACCAGCAAGCGGACAAAGCAGGACAGAAAGCTAAGCAGCTCTTCCCAGAGCAGCCTGTTTACGTACATTTCTATCCACCACGCTGGATGTGTCTTGTTGGTAACTTTACTAACTATGACGCAGCAAAGAAGATTATGCGAACACTCCGAAAAGAGGGCTATCCGCATGCTAATGTCATCCGTATGATGGTGACAGTAAAAACAACACAACCTGTTAATTACTAA